Genomic segment of Candidatus Hydrogenedens sp.:
TTTATAAGTTACACCTAATAATAAGATTTTGCTTCCTTGGATACTTTTCATTTTTGTATTTAGTGCGTCAGCCATTTTTTCAACGACATATCTGGGCATAGATGAGTTTATTAGTCGTGCGAGTTCAATAAACCGTGCTGTATAGTTTAATGTTTTCATTTTCCAGGAGAGATAAACAGGGTCAATGGGGATGCAATGTCCACCCAATCCGGGTCCTGGATAGAACGGCATAAATCCGAATGGCTTGGTTTTTGCAGAATCAATTACTTCCCATATATCAATGTTTAGCTGATTACAAATCATTGCCATTTCGTTAACCATTGCTATATTTACAGCTCGGAAGGTATTTTCTAACAATTTGGTCATTTCCGCTGTTCTTGCATTTGAAACAGGTATAATTTCAGAAACTGCATGTTTATATAATTCGGTTGCTTTTTTTGTGCATTCATGGGTAACTCCACCGATAACTTTAGGAGTGTTCCGTATGTTGTATTGTTTGTTCCCAGGGTCATATCGTTCGGGAGAAAAAGCAAGATAGAAATCTTTACCTACCCGCATACCCTTTTTTTCTAATCGTGGTAAAATAACTTCTTCTGTGGTGCCAGGATATGTTGTGCTTTCGAGAACAATCAGCATTCCTGAGTGTAAATAAACCTCGATGGAGTCGACCGCTTGGATAATAAAAGATATATCTGGTTCTTGGAGTTTATTTAATGGTGTAGGTACGCAAATAATGGCTGAATCTACATATTGTAAAATTTTGTAGTCATTGACGACATTGAATCTACCCGAAGAAATTGCTTCTTTTATCATTGTTGCTGGGACATCATCCAGATAAGAGTCTCCACTGTTTAACTTTTTAACCTTCTCTTTATCTGTTTCTATCCCATATACCTCTAATCCACCTTTATAGAATTCCAGAGATAAAGGGAGTCCTACATAGCCCAATCCTAACACGGCTATTTTAGAGATGGGTTTATCATTCATAAACGGTTTCCTTTGTTATTCTTTTTATTCATAATATAAGATTTTATCTCGATAACCCAACATGCCAGCCTGACATAAAGAGAAATCATACCGAAGTGGGTCGTCAGGGCAGATATATTGAAACACTTCTGTTATATGTATGGCAGTCTTTATATTAAGTGAATGTGTTTTAACAATGCCCCAGGACGTAGCCCAATGATATATATGAGTATCTAACGGGACGATGAGTTGGTTAGGATAAATGAAGTCCCAATAACCGATGTCAATTTCGTCTTTACGAACCATCCAACGTAGGTATAAGCATAATCGTTTGCATGCACCACCTTTTTCAGGGGCTGGAACTAGAAAGAATAGGGGGTCATTGGCTAATGTTCTCAATTGACTTGAAAATTGCTGAAGGGCAAGCCACAAATTTTGATGCTCTCGTTCATAGTGTTCACGAAAACATGCTTTGATGGAGGAATATTGTTCTAATATTTTTCGGAGAGCGTATAAAAGATGTGCAACAGTTAAGCCTGAAACAAACCTATGTTTGAATGAGGATAACGATGTTTCCAACTCTGAACGTGACCAATGAGGTAACTCAATTGATGGGGATTTAAATAAATTTAATATCTCTTTTATTTTTTTATTGAATGCTTTGACATTTCCAAAGGCAAATAACGCAGAAATTAATCCTACTATTTCCTGATCTTTTGCTGAATTATAATTATGTAGCCAATAGACAGGGTCATTTTTGACAAATTCAAGATGGTGGTATTTGTTGTAAATTTTGGCTAATGATTTTTTTATATGTTGTAATTTTGTTTTTAAAAGCATAATTATTAAATACTTATATACCAGATATGATAGACTAATTATAGACTAATTAAAGACGTTCAAGGACATCACTTTCGAACAGGAGATTAATTATGACACTTCCGAGCAATTTAGGGCAACATATTGCACGACTACGTGAAGGGAAAGGCATCTCACGGGAAGAATTAGCGAAACGAAGTCGTTGCAAAACGGAAATAATAGAAGCCTTAGAAGAAGGACAACTGTCGCCATCATTAGCACCATTACTCCAGATAGCACGTGGATTAGGTGTGCATTTAGGAACGTTGTTGGATGATAAACCGCAAGCTGGACCTATTATTACGCGACGTGGTAGCGAAGCACGTCCTGTTGTGCGATTTTCTGGGATTCGTGTAGCATCTGATTCGAGCACACTTGAATTTCATCCATTGGCTTATAATAAGGCGGGGAGACATATGGAACCCTTTGTTATAGATGTTCATCCGACTGTTTCCGAAGATTGTATGTTCTCAGTTCATGAGGGAGAGGAATTTATTTATGTTCTTGAAGGGAAGATACAGGTTTCTTATGGTTCGGAAATTTATATTCTAAGTTCTGGAGATAGTATTTATTATGATTCCACAAATCCACATGAGGTTCGTGCAGTAGGTGAAAATAACGCTCGTATTTTGGCTGTGATTTATACCCCCGAATAATTAGTTGAATATATTAATCATTTTATATTTCGATGCTTTTCAGGGACGTAAGATAATTTAAGCACAAGCAGTTCTAATGCGATTTTTTCGTCCATGCCTGTTTGACGCATAGTGTACGTCGTCTCGTTGCATAAGTTCATGGCAGTTACTAATTTTTTCAATCCGAATCGTTGAGCTAATGGGGTTACTTTATTTCTGACGAAGGTGCTTTTGGGTTGTTCTTCGGAAATGGCTAAGGTTCGGTATGCATTTTCTAATAACCATTGGATAACCCCAATAATTTCAGGGGGTTCTTTCCCTTGCTGTATCAATTCTTTAAGTATGAGCCAAGCATTTTTCATATCTCCGCGAGCAATAGCGTCTGTAAGGTGCCACACACTTTCCTCTGCGACATCTGCACATGAGGCTAATACATCTTTTATTGTTATTGTTTCTCTATCCCCAACAAATCCGACTAAAAGGGTGAGTTCATTTTGAATGTCTTTTAATTGGGCACCGCACCTCGCCATTAATTCTTCTAATGCCTCTAATGATATTTTTTTCTTTCGTTCTGCCAAGTATTTTTTTATCCAATCTCTTAGTTCATTCGGACTTAATAGTGGGCATTCTATAATGCCGTTGATTTTAGTAAATGTTTTATACAAAGGTTTTCGAGCATCTGTTGACTCTGCAATGCATAACAACAAGGTGGTTTCGGAAGGATTTTCTAAATACTCCACCATGGATTGAATAGATTTTGCCTCACTTTTCTCGCTACGGTCTAAAACTTCAAATTTTCGGACAATGACCACCTTTTTAGATGAAAAGAAGGGAAGGGTTTTACATTCCATTAGGACTTCATCAATGCTGGTTTCGTCTCCATAAAAGGTGCGTATACCAAATGATTCTTCACCTGATGGGATAAATCGTGCTGTCAGTTGTTCAACCATCTCTTCCGCAAGTACGGGTTCAAAGCTGATGTTATTCCCTGATACGGAGGGGCAAAATAAAAGGCACTTGCTAACTATATCTCCTTTATCTAAGGATTTTTTGAATTGTTTTATATCCATGTATATCTTTCTATAGGCACAATGTTGTATTTATATGGGTTAGTTTTGATAATTATTGGTTTAATTTGATATTACCACGGTTCAACAGTACGGTAGAAAATATCTGATGCTAACTGTTCTAATGCTTCTGAAACGGCTCTGTTTTCCTCATCACTTGCAAATGAACGGACTGGGATTAAAAAGGTCTCTACATTGCCTCGAGTTCTGTCTGAGGTTTGTCCTACCGCATGGGTGAAATAGGTGCTTTCGCCTGTCATGAGCGGTTCCTGCCATAGAACTTTACCCTCATGTTGGTCTGTTACACGTACTGCAGCGGTAACCACAATCAGGAATTGGGTTGTTTCATCTCTCACATCATAGGTGAGACCTTTTCTCTTATAATCAAGGATGGCTCCTTCAATAAGTAAGTCTGCTTCTTCTGGTTTGACTACCTTTAATCTACCATCATTAATGAATTTTCGTATTAGTGCATTGGTTAGGGGTGCTTGCAAATCATATTCGGAGGATTTATTATAAAATCCAGATATGGCTACCGTCTGATACTTGGGATTTAGTGAAAGTTTTGTTGTATAGGCACAACTTACTAATATGTTTAAAATAAAGAGCACTGTAAAGATACTACATATAAATCGAAATTGTGATGTTAATGTTCGTTTCATAAACATATCAGGTTATTGTTTACTTGTTTCCTGTTCAAATTGGGCACGTAATTCACTTGTTTTCGCTGGATTTTCTTCAAGCCAGCGGTTCGCTTTCTCTGCGAATGATGTATCGCTGTATTTTGTCGCAACTAATTGGTAATAGATACGTGCCGAATCAAATTCTCTTTGTTTTTCATAAAATCGGGCTACTATCATTTTTTGTTCTGCTATGTTTTCCCGCATTTTACTACGCCATTCTTTTAGTTCCGCACAACGAGAGTCCTCGGGGAAATTGCGTATAAATTCATCAATTGCATCGACCGCTAATTCTGCTCTACTCTGGTCATATATGGGCTTTAATGATGAATCATAATAACATTTTGCTAAGCTGTAACGTGCATCGTCCACCCAATCGGATTGGGAATAATTTTCTATAACGCGACGGTATTCGTAGGTTGCCTCGATATATTCCTTGCGTGCTTGGTGGCATAGGCCAATTTTATATTGAGCCTCTGCAGCGCCTGGCATGAAGGGTTGGTTGTTAACTACCATACTATATACTTCGATGGCTTGTTTTAAAGGTTTCCCCTTGAAGATAGAGAACCATTTGCTCCTTTTCTTTAAGCCTTTTTCATACAGCTTATCGCCAATTTCATATTGTTTTTTAATTGCCTGTTCATATAATTTGGAATCTGGATAATTCGATACCAGCTTCTGGAACTCTTTTGCAGATTCTAACCATTTGCCCATTGCCATTTTTATTTCACCTCTTAAAAATAAATTCTGGTCTGCTAAGGGGTCTTGTCCATAGAAGTTGATGAATTTTTCAGTTTCTTTCAATGCTTTTTTTAGGTCACCTTGTAAAAATAAACTTCGTGCATACTCGACTTGCAATTCTGCGGTCTCTTTTGGCATTCGCTTAATGTTTATAAAGCGTCCTGTTTGGGGTGTCCATGTCCATTGTGAATAACTATCGAGTGTGATTAAGCAAGCCATGAGTATTAAAATCATTACCACATTCTTTTTCATTTCTATTCTCCAGTTTTAAACGTGTTGTATAATTAACTTTTATATGCCCAAAACTTCGATAATAACATAATTATTTTCATTACTAAATTTGGAATATAATAATATCACATTATAATAATAACACAATTTGACAAAAATTTAAAATATGTTTGTTTCAAATTCTTGTGTATTTTATCGATTTTTAATAAACGAAATCTTTTTTGCATATTTATTATAAGGGAAGCATGAAAAAGCCAGTATTAACTTTGCAAACAACAACTCTCTGGGATTATCCCTCACAACATTATGGTGACCAAATGCAGGGAGACCAGAATTATCCCGGTGCAACTCCTTCGTATATTATATGGAATCTATTACAGCGATATACCCGTGAAAAAGACCTTATTGTGGATCCTATGTGTGGAAGTGGCACAACTATTGATGTGTGTAAGGACTTACATCGCAGGGGTATCGGATTTGATTTAAGTCCCTATCGGGACGACATTATTCCTGCGGATGCACGTAATTTGCCGTTACGCAATGAAAGCGTTGACTTTGTCTTTATAGACCCACCATATGGTACTAATATTCACTACTCAGATGACCCGCGATGCATCGGAACTTTAAGTGCTAACGATGATACTTATTACAAGTCTATGGAGCAATGTATCCGTGAGATTTACCGTATCTTGAAACCTCAGCGGTTTATGGCTTTATATTGTTGCGACTCTTTTCAGAAAAAAAAACCATTTGCTCCCATTGGATTTCGATTATTTTCAATTATGGAACAATGGTTTACACCTATGGATATTATTGCGGTTGTTCGACACAATAGGACATTAAAAAGAAGACACTACCATACGGAGGCGGAACGCGGAAATTATTTCCTCCGTGGGTTTAATTACCTGTTTATAATGA
This window contains:
- a CDS encoding nucleotide sugar dehydrogenase; protein product: MNDKPISKIAVLGLGYVGLPLSLEFYKGGLEVYGIETDKEKVKKLNSGDSYLDDVPATMIKEAISSGRFNVVNDYKILQYVDSAIICVPTPLNKLQEPDISFIIQAVDSIEVYLHSGMLIVLESTTYPGTTEEVILPRLEKKGMRVGKDFYLAFSPERYDPGNKQYNIRNTPKVIGGVTHECTKKATELYKHAVSEIIPVSNARTAEMTKLLENTFRAVNIAMVNEMAMICNQLNIDIWEVIDSAKTKPFGFMPFYPGPGLGGHCIPIDPVYLSWKMKTLNYTARFIELARLINSSMPRYVVEKMADALNTKMKSIQGSKILLLGVTYKKDISDIRESPAVDIISLLLNKGAEIYFSDPFVKTIHVEGNVFTSYPLSNGLSQFDLVVIVTDHSSFDYQQIVSNSALILDTRNATKGLEKYSKGTIFKL
- a CDS encoding TIGR02757 family protein, with amino-acid sequence MLLKTKLQHIKKSLAKIYNKYHHLEFVKNDPVYWLHNYNSAKDQEIVGLISALFAFGNVKAFNKKIKEILNLFKSPSIELPHWSRSELETSLSSFKHRFVSGLTVAHLLYALRKILEQYSSIKACFREHYEREHQNLWLALQQFSSQLRTLANDPLFFLVPAPEKGGACKRLCLYLRWMVRKDEIDIGYWDFIYPNQLIVPLDTHIYHWATSWGIVKTHSLNIKTAIHITEVFQYICPDDPLRYDFSLCQAGMLGYRDKILYYE
- a CDS encoding XRE family transcriptional regulator, whose translation is MTLPSNLGQHIARLREGKGISREELAKRSRCKTEIIEALEEGQLSPSLAPLLQIARGLGVHLGTLLDDKPQAGPIITRRGSEARPVVRFSGIRVASDSSTLEFHPLAYNKAGRHMEPFVIDVHPTVSEDCMFSVHEGEEFIYVLEGKIQVSYGSEIYILSSGDSIYYDSTNPHEVRAVGENNARILAVIYTPE
- the holA gene encoding DNA polymerase III subunit delta, whose translation is MDIKQFKKSLDKGDIVSKCLLFCPSVSGNNISFEPVLAEEMVEQLTARFIPSGEESFGIRTFYGDETSIDEVLMECKTLPFFSSKKVVIVRKFEVLDRSEKSEAKSIQSMVEYLENPSETTLLLCIAESTDARKPLYKTFTKINGIIECPLLSPNELRDWIKKYLAERKKKISLEALEELMARCGAQLKDIQNELTLLVGFVGDRETITIKDVLASCADVAEESVWHLTDAIARGDMKNAWLILKELIQQGKEPPEIIGVIQWLLENAYRTLAISEEQPKSTFVRNKVTPLAQRFGLKKLVTAMNLCNETTYTMRQTGMDEKIALELLVLKLSYVPEKHRNIK
- a CDS encoding LptE family protein encodes the protein MFMKRTLTSQFRFICSIFTVLFILNILVSCAYTTKLSLNPKYQTVAISGFYNKSSEYDLQAPLTNALIRKFINDGRLKVVKPEEADLLIEGAILDYKRKGLTYDVRDETTQFLIVVTAAVRVTDQHEGKVLWQEPLMTGESTYFTHAVGQTSDRTRGNVETFLIPVRSFASDEENRAVSEALEQLASDIFYRTVEPW
- the bamD gene encoding outer membrane protein assembly factor BamD, which gives rise to MKKNVVMILILMACLITLDSYSQWTWTPQTGRFINIKRMPKETAELQVEYARSLFLQGDLKKALKETEKFINFYGQDPLADQNLFLRGEIKMAMGKWLESAKEFQKLVSNYPDSKLYEQAIKKQYEIGDKLYEKGLKKRSKWFSIFKGKPLKQAIEVYSMVVNNQPFMPGAAEAQYKIGLCHQARKEYIEATYEYRRVIENYSQSDWVDDARYSLAKCYYDSSLKPIYDQSRAELAVDAIDEFIRNFPEDSRCAELKEWRSKMRENIAEQKMIVARFYEKQREFDSARIYYQLVATKYSDTSFAEKANRWLEENPAKTSELRAQFEQETSKQ
- a CDS encoding DNA methyltransferase, with the translated sequence MKKPVLTLQTTTLWDYPSQHYGDQMQGDQNYPGATPSYIIWNLLQRYTREKDLIVDPMCGSGTTIDVCKDLHRRGIGFDLSPYRDDIIPADARNLPLRNESVDFVFIDPPYGTNIHYSDDPRCIGTLSANDDTYYKSMEQCIREIYRILKPQRFMALYCCDSFQKKKPFAPIGFRLFSIMEQWFTPMDIIAVVRHNRTLKRRHYHTEAERGNYFLRGFNYLFIMKKEIKQKK